A stretch of DNA from Arthrobacter jiangjiafuii:
CCGGTAGTACCAGACCTTCGCCGTGTCGGGAGTGCGCCGCTCCTTGATCATGAGTCCCGTGGGAGCGGCGGCATCCCGGATGCCGTGCACCCGGATGCCCTCCGCACGCAACTCGCGCAGCACCTTCTCGCCCATGCTGTCCGCGCCCACCCGGCCGATCCAGGCCACGTCAATTCCGAGCCGGCTCAGGCCGATGGCCACGTTGCTTTCGGCACCGCCGATGCCCAGGTCCAGGGTCGCGGAGGTGGCCAGCGGGCCGGGCCGCGAGGAGCGCATCAGCACCATGGTTTCGCCCAGGGTCACGACGTCGGCGGCCCCCACCTCTTCCCGGCTCACGCGAGGCCCCTGGTCTCGAGAGCTGCTGCGGCTTCCGAACTCAGCCTGCGTGCCCGTTTGGACAGCGCGGTCAGGCTGCCGCCGGAGAACGCGTCCTGCAGCAGCGGCCCGCCCACGCTCACGGCGAGCGCCCCGGCCCGCAGCCAGGCACCGGCGTCGTCCACTCCGATTCCGCCGGAGGGAATCACCTGGATATCCGGAAACGGACCCCGCAGCTGCGAAAGGTAGCCCGGGCCCACCACGGAGGCGGGAAAGACCTTGACGGCGGGTGCTCCGGCTTTGACGCCGGCGAAGAGTTCCGACGGCGTCAGTCCGCCGGGAACGATCGGGATTCCGGCGTCGACGGCTGCGCGCACGATCGCGGTATCGGTCACCGGCGTCACCAGGAAGGCCGCTCCGGCAGCGGCCAGGGGTGCGACCTCCGCGGTGTCGGTGACGGTTCCGACGCCGATCCGCGCCCGCGTCCCGTAGCGGCTGACCAGCTCCGGCAGGGCATCCAGTACTCCTGCGGTGCTCAGCGTGAGCTCGATGTTGAGCACGCCGCCCTCGATGAGTGCCTCGAGGACCGGACCGTATTCGGAGGCGTGCCGGGCACGCAGCACGGCGATGACGGGGCTGGCGGCCAGCGCCGACAACCAGGCCTGCACCGGATCCTCTGGTGCCGGGGCCTGACGTACCCGGGCGGCTGCTGACCCGAGGGCTTCCGGCCCGGTGGCCGCTGTTTGCAGCGGATTGACGCTCATGTGACTGTCCCCAATTGCCATGGCACAAACTCGTCCTGTCCCAGTTCCAGTTCTTCGCTGACGGTCTGCCGGCCGGAGGCAGTCTCCAGGATGCGGGCAAAGATCGCCCCGCCCAGTTCCTCGAGCCCCATGCCGCCGTCGATCACCACGCCGCAGTTGATGTCGATGTCCTCCGGCATCCGCCGGTACAGCTCGGTGTTGGTGCCGAGCTTGATGCTCGGCGCCGGGCGGCAGCCCAGGACGGAGCCGCGTCCTGTGGTGAAACAGACCACGTTGGCCCCGCCGGCAACAATCCCGGTCACGGACACCGGGTCATAGCCGGGGGTGTCCATGAACACCAGGCCGGGACCGGTGACGGGGGCGGCGTACTCCACCACCCGGGACAGCTCCGCCTTCCCGGCCTTGGCCACTGCGCCCAGGGACTTCTCCAGGATGGTGGTCAACCCGCCGGCCTTGTTCCCCGGAGAGGGATTGTTGTCTAGGGTGCCGCCGCCCTGCCGGGCATAGTCCTGCCACCACGCCAGCCGCCGCAGCAGGTGCTCCCCCACCGCGGGCGAGACGGCCCGGCGGGTAAGCAAATGCTCGGCGCCGAAAACCTCCGGCGTTTCCGCCAGCACCGAGGTGCCGCCGTAGGCGACCAGCAGGTCGGAGGCGACGCCCAGCGCGGGGTTCGCCGTAATGCCGGAGAAACCGTCGGACCCGCCGCAGTTCATGCCGAGCACCAGTTCGGAGACATCGATCGGCTCACGCTGCAGGCCGTCCACCAGCGGCAGCATCTTGCCGATCAGCTCCACCCCCGCCCGCACCGAAGCCCGGATCCCGCCGGATTCCTGGATGGTGAGCCGTTCCACCGCCACCGCGGACACCGCATCGTCCAGGAACCGTTCGGTCTGCAGCATTTCGCAGCCCAGGCCCACCACCAGGAGCGCGGCAAAGTTGGGATGGTGCGCGTAGCCGTGCAGCGTGCGGACCAGCACTTCGGCGCCTTCGCTGCCCAGCACCATGCCGCAGCCGCTGCCGTGGGTCAGCGCCATCACGCCGTCCACATTGGGGAAGGCATCGAGCACCGGCCCGCGGAACTGGTCGGCGATCATCCGGGCAGTGCTTGCCGAGCAGTTCACCGAGGTCACGATGCCGATGTAATTCCGGGTCCCGGCGCGCCCGTTGGCCCGCCGGTAGCCCTGGAACACCGGCCTCGGTCCGGCCGGTGCAGCCGGAGAAATCCGTGCGGTGCCGAACTCGTAGTTCCGGCTCAGGGCGCCCATGCCCAGGTTGTGGGTGTGGACGTGGTCTCCCGGGGCGATCCTCGCCGTGGCCTCCCCGATCGCCTGGCCGTACTTGTGCACCGGGGCGCCGACACCGCAGTCCGCCAGCGCTACCTTGTGTCCCTGCGGAATGTGCGAGCCGATGGTGATCTCCCCGTGGGCTCCGGCCAGGACGGTGCCGGCCGGCAGGTCGCGCAGCGCAACACCGACCTCGTCACCGGGGGCGAGGCGCAGCACCGCTTCGGCCAGGGCCATCACCAGTCATGCACCGTCCCGTCCAGCAACCGGTTCACCGGCAGGTACGCCGGTGAGTATTCGAAGGCCTTGGCCCTCTCGTCGTCGTACTCCACTCCCAGGCCCGGCAGCTCGCCGGGATGCAGCAGGCCCTCGGAGAAGGTGTAGCTGGTCTGGAACACCTTCAGGGTGTCCTCGGAGTGCTTCATGTACTCCTGGATCCCGAAATTGTGGATGGCCAGGCCCAGGTGCAGCTGCGCGGCCTGCCCGACCGGGGAAATGTCGGTGGGGCCGTGGAATCCGGACTTGATCGAGTAGATGGCGGCGAAGTCCATGAGTTTCCGCAGCGCCGTGATGCCGCCCGTGTGGGTCACTGCGCTGCGGACATAGTCGATCAGCTGCTCGGTGATCAGGGTCTGGTAGTCGTAGACACTGTTGAAGACCTCGCCGATGGCCAGCGGCACAGTGGTCTGGGACCGCACCCGCCGCAGCCCCTCCTGGTTTTCGCCCGGGGTGCAGTCCTCCAGCCAGAACAGGTCATAGGGTTCCAGCGCCTTGCCCAGGGAAGCGGCCTGGTTCGGTGTCATCCGGTGGTGCCCGTCGTGCAGGAGGACCAGTTCCGGGCCGAATTCGCGGCGCACCGCGGCGAAGACCTCCGGTACATGCCGCAGGTAGGCGCGGGTGTCCCAGGCTTCCTCGGCCGGCAGCGGCGCCCGGATGGCCGGTTCGTAGTCATAGCGCTGGCCTGGACGCTGGTCGGTGGCCACCCCGTAGACCTGGCCCAGGCCCGGAACGCCGGTCTGGACGCGGATCGCCTTGAAGCCCTGGTCCAGGTGGTTCCGGATGGAGGTGAACAGGGAGTCGAAGTCGCTGCCGGAAGCATGTCCGTAGGCCAGGCAGCCAACCCGCGACGCCCCGCCGAGCAGCCGGTACAAGGGCAGTCCGGCGTTCTTGGCCAGGATGTCCCACAGCGCCATGTCGACGGCGGCGATGGCCGCCATGGTGATCGGCCCCCGGCGCCAGTAGGCACCGCGGTAAAGGTACTGCCAGGTGTCTTCGATCCGTCCCTCGTCCCGGCCGATCAGCAGCGGAACCACGTGTTCGCGCAGATAGGCGGCCACGGCGAGCTCACGGCCGTTGACCGTGGCGTCCCCGAGCCCGACGACGCCGGTGTCGGTGGTCAGCCTCAGCGTGACAAAGTTGCGGCCGGGACTGGTGACCAGTACCTCCGCCGATCGGATGGCCATGGTTTCTCCTTGGGTGCGGTGCGGTCTTGGATGCAGTGGGGGCTTGGGTTCAGCGGGCTTTCGGTTCAGTGGGGTCAGGCGCGCTGTGCGTAGGCGAGCAGCGGAAGGTTGTAGGCGAGGTCGACGGCGGTTTCCACGGCTTCGGCCAGATCCAGCCTGCCTTCGGTAACCAGCCGTGCCAGGAAGCCGGCGTCGACCCGGCGGGAGAGGTCGTGGCGGGCCGGGATGGAGGCCAGGGCGCGGGTGTCATCGACGAAGCCGCTGGTGTTGTAGAAGCCGGCGGTCTCCACCGCCGATTCCCGGAACCGGCGCATCTGTTCCGGGCTGTCCAGGAACCACCAGGGCGCACCAAGGCGCAGCGCCGGGTAGGCGCCGGCCAGCGGAGCAAGTTCGCGGGAGTACACCGTTTCGTCGGTGGTGAAGGCAATCATGCGGAAGTCCGGATTCATGCCGAAACTGTTCAGCAGCGGCTGCAGCGCACGGGTGAACTCGATCTGGACGGGGATGTCGAAGCCTGCGTCGGCGCCGTACCGCTGCCGGACGGCGGAGTTGTGGTTGCGCAGCACCCCCGGATGCAGCTGCATCACCAGGCCGTCCTCGGCAGACATCCGCGCCATCTCGAAGAGCATTCCGCCGGCAAAGGCCGCTGCGTCGGCGTCGTCGGCTTCGCCGCGAAGCGCGGCCGCGTAGATCCGCCGGGCCTGTGACGGTTCCAGCTCCGTGGTGTCGGCGCTCAGGTGGCCGTGGTCGGTTGCGCGTGCCCCGGCGGCGATAAACACGTCGCGGCGCTGCCGCAGTGCCTGCAGGAAGGAATCGAAGTCCCCGGCGTCGATGCCAGAGACCTCCGAGAGCCTGGCGACGTCGTCCGCCCAGGACCGGTGGTTGATCTGCAGCAGGCTGTCAGGCCGGAAGGTGGGGACAATCCGCTGCCCGCCATCGAGCTCTGCCAGTTTGCGGTGGGCGGCCAGGTCCGACAGGGCGGAGTCAGTGGTGGCCAGCACTTCAACGTTGAAGCGGTCCAGGAGCGCCCTGGGCCGGAACTCGTCCCGGGCCAGGGTTTCGAGGAAGAAGTCGTAGAGTTCATCGGCGTTCTGCGCCGACGGCGGAGCCGGGGCGCCGAACACGACGGCGAATTCATGTTCCAGCCAGTAGCGGGTGGGGGTACCCCGAAACAGCTTCCAGTTCTGGCAGAAGCGGCGCCAGATCTCCCGCGGATCGGTCTCGAACGGCGTGCCGTCGCGGGTCTGGACGCCCAGATCCGCCGGCGTCATGCCCTGGGATACCAGCATCCGGACCAAGTAGTGATCGGGGATCACCAGCAGCTCGCTGGCGTTGGCAAAGGGCTGGTTGTCCAGGAACAGATCCACGTCCACGTGGCCGTGCATGGACACGATCGGCAGCGCCCCGCTGGCGGCGTAGATTTCCCGCGCCACGGCGCGGGCCGTGGGTTCGGCTGGCAGCGCCCGGTCGGGGTCCAGTGTCCAGCTGTTTGCGTCTTCGGTCACAGCTTGCCTCTTTCGTTGAAACAGAAATGCCTAGTCCTGCAAAAGGGTCTGCCGTCCAATATGTGCCCCAGATCTGAATAAAACAAGGGGCTTTAACTGGTTTTCTGGCGAAGTAAAAATGAAGTACGAAACGCTCTTGACACGTCCTGCAAACGATTGCACTCTGTGATGGACGCCACACCCCAGGTGTCACTGACAATGAAGTTAGGCGGGTTACCCGATGGCTGGTGCGGTTACTGTGCGGGACGTGGCAAGGCTCGCGAGCGTCTCGGCGTCCACCGTGTCCCGGGCCCTTTCGGCCTCCGACCTGGTGGCTCCCGTGACCCGCCAGAGGATCCTCGACGCCGCACAGCAGCTGGGTTACACCCCCAACAATTCGGCCCGCGGCCTCATTACCGGACGAACCAACAATTTCGGTCTGGTGGTGCCGGACCTGGAGAACCCGTACTTCGCCTCGGTGACCAAGGGAGTGCAGGGCCGGGCACTGCGCGAGGGATATGCAGTGTTCGTCGCGGACTCCGACGAAGACGTCCGCTCGGAAATCGAACTGGTCCGGAAGCTCGCCAGCCAGGTGGACGGGTTGATTCTCTGTTCCCCCCGCATGTCCGACGAGGAACTGGCAGACATCACCGAAGGCACCACCACCGTGCTGATCAACCGCCGGCTGCCGGAGGTTGAGAGCATCACGGTGGATGACGCCGAAATTGTCCGCCAGGCACTGGGCCATCTGTACGCGCTGGGCCACCGCTGCGTCGCGTACGCAGGCGGCCCGGCCACTTCCTGGTCCGACGGGCAGCGCCGGCACGGCATCCATACGGCCCTGACCGACCTGCCCGGACTGGAAGTCATCGAAATCGGTTCCTTCACCCCGGTCTTCGGAGGCGGACAGTCAGCGGCGGACCTCGCCGTCGCCACCGGTGCCAGCGCCGTGCTGGCCTACAACGACCTCATGGCCCTGGGCATCCTCTCCCGGCTCCAGGCCAGGGGAATCCAGGTTCCCCGGGATATGAGCGTGGTCGGGATCGACGACGTCAATGCCGCCACCCTCGTTTCACCCGCGCTCACCACCGTCCGTGCCCCGCTGCGAAAAGTGGGGACGGCCGCCGTCAATGCACTGATCGACGGCATCCGCCCGGAGAACCCCCGGCTTGAACCCGAAGCCCTTCCGGTGCAGCTGATTGTCCGCTCCTCCACTTCCGTTCCGCGTTCAGCAGTGCCCCTCACGTCCCGCGAAGAAGCCGGACCCAATGAAAGGTCAAGCAATGCGCATCACTAAGAAAATGCAGATGGTTTCAGTCTTCGCGGCGGCCGCGGTGCTCGCCGCCGGTTGCGGGGCTCCGGGAAGCGATGCTGCCAGCACGCCGCTGGCCACCGGCGACGTGCCGGACAAGCCCTCGGAAGCCGTCACCCTCAACATTCTCGACGTGGCCGGCAACAAACAGCTGACCGGTGACATTTTCGACTCCTTCGCCAAGGAAAACCCGGACATCATTTCCGAGGTCACCTGGGAGACGGCGGGGGCACCGGACATGGCCGGCAAGCTCAAGGCCCAGCAGCAGGCAGGAAACCTCCAGATCGACCTGGTGCTCACCGGCACCGATGGACTGTCCGCCGGGATCAGCGAGGACCTCTTCGTTCCCATTGCCGCTGACTTCTCAGACCGGCTCTCCAATATGGAGAACTATCAGGAGCCGGCAGCGGAAATGCAGAAGCTCGCCCAGGACAAGGGCGTCGCCCTGACCTACTACCCCTCGGGTCCGCTGCTGGAATACAACCCAGACAAGGTGCCCAACCCGCCCACCACGGCCGAGGAACTGCTGGCCTGGACGCAGGAGAACCCCGGCAAGTTCGGCTACGCCCGACCGGCCAACTCCGGGCCGGGCCGCACCTTCCTGATGGGCCTGCCGTACATTCTCGGCGACTCCGACCCGAAGGATCCCGAGGCCGGCTGGGCCAAGACCTGGGACTACCTCAAGCAGCTGAACCAGAACATCTCCTCGTATCCCACGGGAACCGGCGTCACCATGAACAACCTCAAGAACGGCACCTGGGACATGGCCATGACCACCACCGGCTGGGACATCAACCCCCGCGCCCTGGAACAGGTTCCCGCCAATTTCAAGGTCCAGGCCCTGGAGGGGTTCACCTGGGTCACCGATGCCCAGTACGCCGTCGTACCCAAGGGCGTCTCCGAGGACACCATGTCGGCGATCCTGGCGGTTCTGCAGTACGCGCTGAGCCCGGAGCAGCAGGCCAAGACCTACGACTCCGGCTACTTCTACCCCGGCCCCGCAGTTGAGGACGTCACGCTGGACATGGCCCCGCAGTCCAGCCAGGACATCATCACCAAGTTCGGCCGGCCCGAATACGACGCCTTGATCGAGGACAATCCCAAGGCAACCCCCATCAGTGCAGAGGACCTCGTCACCGCGTTCAACACCTGGGACACCGAAGTGGCGAGCGGAAAGATTGAAGAAAAGAAATGAGCATTCAGGCAACCCGCTTCGATGAACTGGCGCTGGACCATGTGGCCCGCAATTTCGGCGGCCAGGCAGCCCTGACCGACCTGAACCTGACCATCCGCAGCGGGGAGTTCATTGCCCTGCTGGGGCCGTCGGGCTGCGGCAAGTCCACGGCACTGAACTGCCTGGCCGGGCTCCTCCCCCTCACCGGAGGGCGGATCCTGATGGACGGCCGGCAGATTGACGGCCTGCCGCCGGAAAAGCGCGGCTTCGGCATGGTCTTCCAGAACTACGCGCTCTTTCCGCATCTGTCGGTGGAGAAGAACATTGCCTTCGGCCTGGAAATGCGCAATGTTCCCCGGACCGAGCTGAAGGCGCGCGTGGCCGAAGCCATTGAACTGGTCCAGCTGGGACCGCATGCCAAGAAGCTGCCCGGCCAGATGTCCGGCGGCCAGCAGCAGCGCGTCGCCATTGCGCGCGCCGTGGTCCTGCGCCCGCCGCTGGTGCTGATGGACGAGCCGCTGTCCAACCTGGACGCCAAGCTGCGGCTGGAAATGCGGACCGAGATCCGGCGGCTGCACCAGTCCCTGGGGCTGACCACCATCTACGTCACGCACGACCAGGAGGAAGCCCTGTCCCTGGCGGACCGGCTCGTGGTCCTGCGGCAGGGCGAGGTGCAGCAGGTGGGGACCCCGCAGGACCTGCACGAGCAGCCGGTGAACTGGCATGTGGCGGACTTCATGGGCTACCGGAACCTGCTCGACGGCGTCGTCGAACGCGTCAGCGGGACCTCGGTGACGGTCTCGGTGGCGGGAACCACCATGACCGGATCCGCGAAGCAGCCAATGGCCGCCGGCGACAAGGTCAAGGTGGGACTGCGGCCGGAGGACTTCAGCATTGCCGAACCCGGCACACCCGCCGCGGGCAGCACCGCGCTGGAGGCAACAGTGGAGGTGGTGGAATACCAGGGCCGCGAGTTCGCGGTGGAAGTGCGCACCGACGGCGGGCAGGCGCTGCATATCCGCTCGCCGCTGGCACCGGCGCCCGGAGAGCGGATCACCGTGTCCGCCCCGCACCAGCGGGTCCTGGTGTTCCCCGAGTCGTTGGAGAGCCCCGCCCCGGACCGCCAGCTGCAGGGCGTGGCGCCGTGACCGTGGGCACGGGGAAGGCGGCAAAACCCAGGCGGCGGGAACCGACGTCACGGCCTGCCCTGTCCCACCGGCTCGCCGAGCGCGGCATCGACCGCCTGCTCCTGCTGCTGGTACCGGCGCTGCTGTTCGCGCTGGTGCTGTTCGTGTATCCGTTCATGTACGGGCTTGGCCTGTCCTTCCAGCCGAAGGAAGGCGGACTGTTCGGTGCGTACATCAAGTTCTTCACCGATCCGTCGATGCGCGGACTGGAATCCATCTGGATCACGCTCAAGCTTGCCGTTCCGGCCGCGGTGTTCAATGTGGCCGCGTCCATCCCCATCGCCTACAAGATGCGGGGCAAGTTCCGCGGGAAACGGGCACTGACCACGGTGCTCGTGGTGCCGATCACCCTGGGCACCGTGCTGACCGCCGAAGGCCTGCTCAACTTCTTCGGACAGCGGGGCTGGCTCAACCGGTTCCTGGAGGTACTCGGCGTCGGTCCGCTGGATCTGGTCCAGAACTACTGGGGCGTGCTCTGGTCGCTGATCATTTCGGGGTTCCCCTTCGCGTTCCTGCTCATCCTCTCCTATCTCTC
This window harbors:
- a CDS encoding LacI family DNA-binding transcriptional regulator, translating into MARLASVSASTVSRALSASDLVAPVTRQRILDAAQQLGYTPNNSARGLITGRTNNFGLVVPDLENPYFASVTKGVQGRALREGYAVFVADSDEDVRSEIELVRKLASQVDGLILCSPRMSDEELADITEGTTTVLINRRLPEVESITVDDAEIVRQALGHLYALGHRCVAYAGGPATSWSDGQRRHGIHTALTDLPGLEVIEIGSFTPVFGGGQSAADLAVATGASAVLAYNDLMALGILSRLQARGIQVPRDMSVVGIDDVNAATLVSPALTTVRAPLRKVGTAAVNALIDGIRPENPRLEPEALPVQLIVRSSTSVPRSAVPLTSREEAGPNERSSNAHH
- a CDS encoding extracellular solute-binding protein; its protein translation is MRITKKMQMVSVFAAAAVLAAGCGAPGSDAASTPLATGDVPDKPSEAVTLNILDVAGNKQLTGDIFDSFAKENPDIISEVTWETAGAPDMAGKLKAQQQAGNLQIDLVLTGTDGLSAGISEDLFVPIAADFSDRLSNMENYQEPAAEMQKLAQDKGVALTYYPSGPLLEYNPDKVPNPPTTAEELLAWTQENPGKFGYARPANSGPGRTFLMGLPYILGDSDPKDPEAGWAKTWDYLKQLNQNISSYPTGTGVTMNNLKNGTWDMAMTTTGWDINPRALEQVPANFKVQALEGFTWVTDAQYAVVPKGVSEDTMSAILAVLQYALSPEQQAKTYDSGYFYPGPAVEDVTLDMAPQSSQDIITKFGRPEYDALIEDNPKATPISAEDLVTAFNTWDTEVASGKIEEKK
- a CDS encoding ABC transporter permease encodes the protein MTVGTGKAAKPRRREPTSRPALSHRLAERGIDRLLLLLVPALLFALVLFVYPFMYGLGLSFQPKEGGLFGAYIKFFTDPSMRGLESIWITLKLAVPAAVFNVAASIPIAYKMRGKFRGKRALTTVLVVPITLGTVLTAEGLLNFFGQRGWLNRFLEVLGVGPLDLVQNYWGVLWSLIISGFPFAFLLILSYLSGIDPSLEAAAQTLGADWKQRFRKITLPLLAPGLAITFCLTFVLAFSVFPSAILVGDPSGSTRVIAYVAYNAWGQQFDYPLASAAAIVMGAVELLVIILVLLWRSRMYKGTTGGKG
- the manD gene encoding D-mannonate dehydratase ManD, which produces MAIRSAEVLVTSPGRNFVTLRLTTDTGVVGLGDATVNGRELAVAAYLREHVVPLLIGRDEGRIEDTWQYLYRGAYWRRGPITMAAIAAVDMALWDILAKNAGLPLYRLLGGASRVGCLAYGHASGSDFDSLFTSIRNHLDQGFKAIRVQTGVPGLGQVYGVATDQRPGQRYDYEPAIRAPLPAEEAWDTRAYLRHVPEVFAAVRREFGPELVLLHDGHHRMTPNQAASLGKALEPYDLFWLEDCTPGENQEGLRRVRSQTTVPLAIGEVFNSVYDYQTLITEQLIDYVRSAVTHTGGITALRKLMDFAAIYSIKSGFHGPTDISPVGQAAQLHLGLAIHNFGIQEYMKHSEDTLKVFQTSYTFSEGLLHPGELPGLGVEYDDERAKAFEYSPAYLPVNRLLDGTVHDW
- the uxaC gene encoding glucuronate isomerase, which encodes MTEDANSWTLDPDRALPAEPTARAVAREIYAASGALPIVSMHGHVDVDLFLDNQPFANASELLVIPDHYLVRMLVSQGMTPADLGVQTRDGTPFETDPREIWRRFCQNWKLFRGTPTRYWLEHEFAVVFGAPAPPSAQNADELYDFFLETLARDEFRPRALLDRFNVEVLATTDSALSDLAAHRKLAELDGGQRIVPTFRPDSLLQINHRSWADDVARLSEVSGIDAGDFDSFLQALRQRRDVFIAAGARATDHGHLSADTTELEPSQARRIYAAALRGEADDADAAAFAGGMLFEMARMSAEDGLVMQLHPGVLRNHNSAVRQRYGADAGFDIPVQIEFTRALQPLLNSFGMNPDFRMIAFTTDETVYSRELAPLAGAYPALRLGAPWWFLDSPEQMRRFRESAVETAGFYNTSGFVDDTRALASIPARHDLSRRVDAGFLARLVTEGRLDLAEAVETAVDLAYNLPLLAYAQRA
- a CDS encoding ABC transporter ATP-binding protein, with amino-acid sequence MSIQATRFDELALDHVARNFGGQAALTDLNLTIRSGEFIALLGPSGCGKSTALNCLAGLLPLTGGRILMDGRQIDGLPPEKRGFGMVFQNYALFPHLSVEKNIAFGLEMRNVPRTELKARVAEAIELVQLGPHAKKLPGQMSGGQQQRVAIARAVVLRPPLVLMDEPLSNLDAKLRLEMRTEIRRLHQSLGLTTIYVTHDQEEALSLADRLVVLRQGEVQQVGTPQDLHEQPVNWHVADFMGYRNLLDGVVERVSGTSVTVSVAGTTMTGSAKQPMAAGDKVKVGLRPEDFSIAEPGTPAAGSTALEATVEVVEYQGREFAVEVRTDGGQALHIRSPLAPAPGERITVSAPHQRVLVFPESLESPAPDRQLQGVAP
- a CDS encoding bifunctional 4-hydroxy-2-oxoglutarate aldolase/2-dehydro-3-deoxy-phosphogluconate aldolase, which encodes MSVNPLQTAATGPEALGSAAARVRQAPAPEDPVQAWLSALAASPVIAVLRARHASEYGPVLEALIEGGVLNIELTLSTAGVLDALPELVSRYGTRARIGVGTVTDTAEVAPLAAAGAAFLVTPVTDTAIVRAAVDAGIPIVPGGLTPSELFAGVKAGAPAVKVFPASVVGPGYLSQLRGPFPDIQVIPSGGIGVDDAGAWLRAGALAVSVGGPLLQDAFSGGSLTALSKRARRLSSEAAAALETRGLA
- a CDS encoding UxaA family hydrolase, whose translation is MALAEAVLRLAPGDEVGVALRDLPAGTVLAGAHGEITIGSHIPQGHKVALADCGVGAPVHKYGQAIGEATARIAPGDHVHTHNLGMGALSRNYEFGTARISPAAPAGPRPVFQGYRRANGRAGTRNYIGIVTSVNCSASTARMIADQFRGPVLDAFPNVDGVMALTHGSGCGMVLGSEGAEVLVRTLHGYAHHPNFAALLVVGLGCEMLQTERFLDDAVSAVAVERLTIQESGGIRASVRAGVELIGKMLPLVDGLQREPIDVSELVLGMNCGGSDGFSGITANPALGVASDLLVAYGGTSVLAETPEVFGAEHLLTRRAVSPAVGEHLLRRLAWWQDYARQGGGTLDNNPSPGNKAGGLTTILEKSLGAVAKAGKAELSRVVEYAAPVTGPGLVFMDTPGYDPVSVTGIVAGGANVVCFTTGRGSVLGCRPAPSIKLGTNTELYRRMPEDIDINCGVVIDGGMGLEELGGAIFARILETASGRQTVSEELELGQDEFVPWQLGTVT